Proteins co-encoded in one Longimicrobium sp. genomic window:
- a CDS encoding ABC transporter permease has product MRSGEALRMAFEAIRAHKLRGFFTVLGTVVGVTFLIAVITLIEGMNQYVEKEFKGLVYGVNSVTLRRWPQIDDADAQTWREWRRRPRIRFEDADWLAERMETPGTVALSASNMTRVLGPRGREAQNVWVTGASASWFQVREMALESGRPFNRQEDEMGLPVVVIGKDVAAALFEDRDPLGQEVRIRNFPYRVIGVLEKQGKLFGMSLDNQAIAPIRSDLDGFVNNGRRGTVDELTFKVPEDRLIPLAKAELESLMRVRHGLGPRDPNDFALETAEESLSFWTKIRQILLLALPGLVGISLVVGAVVIMNIMLVSVSERTREIGIRKSLGARRSDVLLQFLFEASALSGTGALLGIGLGVLLAKAVQAATPLPTSVAPWSIALAVGLGVGVGLAAGVYPAYRASRLDPIVALRAE; this is encoded by the coding sequence ATGCGCTCGGGCGAGGCGCTGCGCATGGCCTTCGAGGCCATCCGCGCGCACAAGCTGCGCGGCTTCTTCACCGTGCTGGGCACCGTGGTGGGGGTCACCTTCCTGATCGCGGTGATCACCCTGATCGAGGGGATGAACCAGTACGTCGAGAAGGAGTTCAAGGGGCTCGTCTACGGGGTGAACTCGGTGACGCTGCGCCGGTGGCCCCAGATCGACGACGCCGACGCGCAGACGTGGCGCGAGTGGCGGCGCCGGCCGCGGATCCGCTTCGAAGACGCCGACTGGCTGGCGGAGCGGATGGAGACGCCGGGCACCGTGGCCCTCTCCGCCAGCAACATGACCCGGGTGCTGGGGCCGCGCGGGCGCGAGGCCCAGAACGTGTGGGTGACCGGCGCCAGCGCCTCCTGGTTCCAGGTGCGCGAGATGGCGCTGGAGAGCGGCCGCCCCTTCAACCGCCAGGAGGACGAGATGGGCCTCCCGGTGGTGGTGATCGGCAAGGACGTGGCGGCGGCGCTCTTCGAGGACCGCGACCCGCTGGGGCAGGAGGTGCGCATCCGCAACTTCCCCTACCGGGTGATCGGGGTGCTGGAGAAGCAGGGGAAGCTCTTCGGGATGAGCCTGGACAACCAGGCGATCGCCCCGATCCGCTCCGACCTGGACGGCTTCGTGAACAACGGCCGCCGGGGGACGGTGGACGAGCTGACCTTCAAGGTCCCCGAGGACCGGCTGATCCCGCTGGCCAAGGCCGAGCTGGAGAGCCTGATGCGCGTCCGCCACGGGCTCGGCCCGCGGGACCCGAACGACTTCGCGCTGGAGACGGCCGAGGAGTCGCTCTCCTTCTGGACCAAGATCCGTCAGATCCTGCTGCTGGCGCTCCCCGGGCTGGTGGGGATCAGCCTGGTGGTGGGCGCCGTGGTGATCATGAACATCATGCTGGTGTCGGTGAGCGAGCGCACCCGCGAGATCGGCATCCGCAAGTCGCTGGGGGCGCGCCGGAGCGACGTGCTCCTCCAGTTCCTCTTCGAGGCGTCGGCGCTCTCCGGCACGGGCGCGCTGTTGGGGATCGGGCTGGGAGTGCTGCTGGCCAAGGCGGTGCAGGCCGCCACGCCGCTCCCCACCAGCGTGGCGCCCTGGTCGATCGCGCTGGCGGTGGGGCTGGGCGTGGGCGTGGGGCTGGCGGCCGGGGTGTACCCGGCGTACCGCGCCTCGCGGCTGGACCCGATCGTGGCCCTCCGGGCCGAGTGA
- a CDS encoding TolC family protein: MRTLLRRPGAALALALAAPAALAAQVTPPPPPAPAAASVRTDGPTLTLEQAVATARERNPDMLMQRNDVRSTRAALRAARFDFLPSADVSGSLGYQAPGEQRAGAFRLAQSSPPYYSSSYNLGIGYRLDGQKLMEPAIARANDRATRERIEGYEANLVSQVSQQYLTALQALEQVAQAEREVGRTQEHERLARARLEVGAGTPLDLRRAEVQRGQAAVAVVQRKNTYQTELLRLGRLMGTLLPPDTKLASTFQLFAPRWSADELVAMALAGNPNLDAARASARAARTGVRAARTQYLPSVSFRMGFGGSVYSAGDLDPLIASELRNTQGQFNGCLQGNELNRLLGKPEEDCSPFNTQLPTVADSVRRSVRSQNPSFPFGFSTQPMTASLSLSLPIFNGLQRERQIEEARVQAQDAELAVQRQELDLRTDIAGALLAVQTAYETAQLQEQVVQKASEELRLAQERFRFGVASSVEVTDAQTSLSEAERARIDAIFAYHKSLAALEALVGRRLR, encoded by the coding sequence ATGCGCACCCTCCTTCGGCGCCCCGGCGCCGCGCTCGCCCTCGCCCTGGCCGCGCCGGCCGCCCTGGCCGCGCAGGTCACCCCGCCCCCGCCGCCCGCCCCGGCCGCCGCGTCGGTGCGGACCGACGGGCCCACGCTCACGCTGGAGCAGGCGGTGGCCACGGCGCGCGAGCGCAACCCCGACATGCTCATGCAGCGCAACGACGTCCGCAGCACGCGGGCGGCGCTGCGCGCGGCGCGCTTCGACTTCCTCCCCTCGGCCGACGTGTCGGGGAGCCTGGGCTACCAGGCCCCCGGCGAGCAGCGCGCCGGGGCGTTCCGCCTGGCGCAGAGCTCGCCGCCCTACTACTCGTCGAGCTACAACCTGGGGATCGGCTACCGGCTCGACGGCCAGAAGCTGATGGAGCCGGCCATCGCCCGCGCCAACGACCGCGCCACGCGCGAGCGCATCGAGGGCTACGAGGCCAACCTGGTGAGCCAGGTGTCGCAGCAGTACCTCACCGCCCTGCAGGCGCTGGAGCAGGTGGCGCAGGCCGAGCGCGAGGTGGGACGCACGCAGGAGCACGAGCGGCTGGCCCGGGCCCGCCTGGAGGTGGGCGCCGGCACCCCGCTGGACCTGCGCCGCGCCGAGGTGCAGCGCGGCCAGGCCGCGGTGGCCGTGGTGCAGCGCAAGAACACCTACCAGACCGAGCTGCTCCGGCTGGGGCGGCTGATGGGCACCCTGCTGCCGCCGGACACGAAGCTCGCCTCCACCTTCCAGCTCTTCGCGCCCAGGTGGAGCGCCGACGAGCTGGTGGCGATGGCGCTGGCGGGGAACCCGAACCTGGACGCCGCCCGCGCCAGCGCCCGCGCCGCCCGCACCGGGGTGCGCGCCGCGCGCACCCAGTACCTGCCCAGCGTCTCCTTCCGGATGGGCTTCGGCGGGTCGGTGTACTCGGCGGGCGACCTGGACCCGCTCATCGCCAGCGAGCTGCGCAACACCCAGGGCCAGTTCAACGGGTGCCTGCAGGGCAACGAGCTGAACCGGCTGCTGGGCAAGCCCGAGGAGGACTGCTCGCCGTTCAACACCCAGCTCCCCACGGTGGCCGACAGCGTGCGCCGCTCCGTGCGCTCGCAGAACCCCAGCTTCCCCTTCGGCTTCAGCACGCAGCCGATGACGGCGAGCCTTTCGCTGTCGCTGCCGATCTTCAACGGGCTGCAGCGCGAGCGGCAGATCGAGGAGGCGCGGGTGCAGGCGCAGGACGCGGAGCTGGCGGTGCAGCGGCAGGAGCTGGACCTGCGCACCGACATCGCGGGCGCCCTGCTGGCGGTGCAGACGGCCTACGAGACGGCCCAGCTCCAGGAGCAGGTGGTGCAGAAGGCCTCCGAGGAGCTGCGCCTGGCGCAGGAGCGCTTCCGCTTCGGCGTGGCGAGCTCGGTGGAGGTGACCGACGCGCAGACCTCCCTCTCCGAGGCCGAGCGGGCGCGCATCGACGCGATCTTCGCCTACCACAAGTCGCTGGCGGCGCTGGAGGCGCTGGTGGGGCGGCGGCTGCGGTAG
- a CDS encoding efflux RND transporter periplasmic adaptor subunit codes for MKKLLIALGVVAAIAILSAVALAGNGQRGGREVRTETVGRRDLVSIVTASGKIEPKRKVDISADISGRVIELAVEEGQWVDRGALLLRIDPSQYAAAVRQAEAAVAQSRAREAEARAQQLKAQADLRRAEMLAQGRELISAQEVDQARTQAQVAEAGVQAARYSVQQAQASLSQARDNLSKTTIRAPMSGRVTRLNIEEGETAIIGTMNNPGSLLLTIADLTVMEAKVRVDETDLPRISAGDSASVKIDAFAGQTFSGRVTRIANSALQTAAQQAGGGDQQSVDYEVVVTLDNPPEALRPDLSATAEIVTDQRTNALAIPIISLTVRDSAGKRFKAGDAEEEKERKDRVRQAGGQQRGTEDAEVQGVFVVRDGKAEWVPVETGITGDEYFEVKRGLRGGETVVSGTFQAVRELEDSDPVRTEEAGGARGRGRARRGS; via the coding sequence ATGAAGAAGCTGCTGATCGCCCTGGGGGTGGTCGCGGCGATCGCGATCCTCTCCGCGGTCGCGCTGGCCGGCAACGGGCAGCGGGGCGGGCGCGAGGTGCGCACCGAGACGGTGGGGCGGCGCGACCTGGTGTCGATCGTCACCGCCAGCGGGAAGATCGAGCCCAAGCGCAAGGTCGACATCTCGGCCGACATCTCGGGGCGCGTGATCGAGCTGGCGGTGGAGGAGGGGCAGTGGGTGGACCGCGGCGCCCTGCTCCTGCGCATCGACCCCAGCCAGTACGCGGCGGCCGTGCGGCAGGCCGAGGCGGCCGTCGCGCAGAGCCGCGCCCGCGAGGCCGAGGCCCGCGCCCAGCAGCTGAAGGCGCAGGCGGACCTGCGGCGCGCCGAGATGCTGGCGCAGGGGCGCGAGCTGATCTCGGCCCAGGAGGTGGACCAGGCCCGCACCCAGGCGCAGGTGGCCGAGGCCGGCGTGCAGGCGGCCCGCTACTCGGTGCAGCAGGCGCAGGCCTCGCTCTCGCAGGCGCGCGACAACCTCTCCAAGACCACCATCCGCGCCCCCATGAGCGGCCGCGTCACCCGGCTCAACATCGAGGAGGGGGAGACGGCGATCATCGGCACCATGAACAACCCGGGCTCGCTCCTGCTCACCATCGCCGACCTGACGGTGATGGAGGCCAAGGTGCGCGTCGACGAGACCGACCTGCCGCGCATCTCGGCCGGCGACAGCGCGTCGGTGAAGATCGACGCCTTCGCCGGGCAGACGTTCTCGGGGCGGGTCACCCGCATCGCCAACAGCGCGCTGCAGACGGCGGCGCAGCAGGCGGGCGGCGGCGACCAGCAGTCGGTGGACTACGAGGTGGTGGTGACGCTCGACAACCCGCCGGAGGCGCTGCGCCCCGACCTCTCGGCCACGGCCGAGATCGTCACCGACCAGCGGACGAACGCGCTCGCGATCCCCATCATCTCGCTCACCGTGCGCGACAGCGCGGGCAAGCGCTTCAAGGCGGGCGACGCGGAGGAGGAGAAGGAGCGCAAGGACCGCGTGCGCCAGGCCGGCGGCCAGCAGAGGGGCACCGAGGACGCGGAGGTGCAGGGCGTCTTCGTCGTCCGGGACGGCAAGGCGGAGTGGGTGCCGGTGGAGACCGGGATCACCGGCGACGAGTACTTCGAGGTGAAGCGGGGCTTACGCGGCGGCGAGACGGTGGTGTCGGGGACCTTCCAGGCCGTGCGCGAGCTGGAGGACAGCGACCCGGTGCGCACCGAAGAGGCCGGGGGCGCCAGGGGCCGCGGCCGGGCCCGGAGGGGCTCGTGA
- the bshB1 gene encoding bacillithiol biosynthesis deacetylase BshB1 produces the protein MTNEMEAPAPPVDLLCIAAHRDDAELLVGGTLAKTAAQGYRVGILDLTMGERGTEGSAELRGQEADAAAKVLGVAARRNAGLPDAGLVNTPETRALVAGLVRAFRPRVVILPYSAGRHPDHRVASQLAYDACFLAGIGKFPAPGPAHRPHKLLYALTYREDPVKPSFVVDISDFIEVKMEAVRCYASQFDGKTWGGEVFPGGDRPLYDQVRMHAARYGSLIRTAYGEPFHVAETMQVDDVVALPVRSI, from the coding sequence ATGACCAACGAGATGGAAGCGCCCGCGCCGCCGGTGGACCTGCTGTGCATCGCCGCGCACCGTGACGACGCGGAGCTGCTGGTGGGGGGGACGCTCGCGAAGACGGCGGCGCAGGGGTACCGCGTCGGCATCCTCGACCTGACCATGGGCGAGCGGGGGACGGAGGGAAGCGCGGAGCTGCGCGGGCAGGAGGCCGACGCGGCGGCGAAGGTGCTGGGGGTCGCCGCGCGGCGCAACGCGGGGCTGCCGGACGCGGGGCTGGTCAACACGCCCGAGACGCGCGCGCTGGTCGCCGGGCTCGTGCGCGCGTTCCGGCCGCGGGTGGTCATCCTCCCCTACTCCGCCGGGCGGCACCCCGACCACCGCGTGGCCAGCCAGCTCGCCTACGACGCCTGCTTCCTGGCCGGCATCGGCAAGTTCCCGGCGCCTGGGCCTGCGCACCGCCCGCACAAGCTGCTCTACGCGCTCACCTACCGCGAAGACCCGGTGAAGCCCAGCTTCGTGGTGGACATCTCCGACTTCATCGAGGTGAAGATGGAGGCGGTGCGGTGCTACGCGTCGCAGTTCGACGGGAAGACGTGGGGCGGCGAGGTGTTCCCCGGCGGCGACCGGCCCCTCTACGACCAGGTGCGGATGCACGCCGCCCGCTACGGCTCGCTCATCCGCACCGCCTACGGCGAGCCCTTCCACGTCGCCGAGACCATGCAGGTGGACGACGTGGTCGCCCTCCCCGTCCGCAGCATCTGA
- a CDS encoding ABC transporter ATP-binding protein → MSGNGGAPVEGTPIIETRDLQKHYEMGAEVVRALQGADLRIFRGEYVAIMGPSGSGKSTLMNLIGCLDSPTAGEYVLNGQKVAGMNDDELARVRNREIGFVFQTFNLLPRSTALENVELPLVYGGVGRKERRARAEEALVHVGLGDRMDHRPNELSGGQRQRVAIARALVTRPSIILADEPTGNLDSTTSEEIMGLFARLNAEGQTIIMVTHEADIAAHAARVVTLRDGRIESDRAQVPTPARARAAAAEPEPALTEA, encoded by the coding sequence GTGAGCGGCAACGGCGGGGCGCCGGTCGAGGGGACTCCGATCATCGAGACGCGCGACCTGCAGAAGCACTACGAGATGGGCGCGGAAGTCGTGCGCGCGCTGCAGGGGGCGGACCTCAGGATCTTCCGCGGGGAGTACGTGGCCATCATGGGGCCGTCGGGGTCGGGGAAGTCCACGCTGATGAACCTGATCGGCTGCCTGGACTCGCCCACGGCGGGCGAGTACGTGCTGAACGGGCAGAAGGTGGCGGGGATGAACGACGACGAGCTGGCCCGCGTGCGCAACCGCGAGATCGGCTTCGTCTTCCAGACCTTCAACCTCCTCCCCCGCTCCACGGCGCTCGAGAACGTGGAGCTGCCGCTGGTCTACGGCGGGGTGGGGCGGAAGGAGCGCCGCGCCCGGGCCGAGGAGGCGCTCGTGCACGTGGGGCTCGGCGACCGCATGGACCACCGCCCCAACGAGCTCTCGGGCGGGCAGCGCCAGCGGGTGGCCATCGCCCGCGCGCTGGTGACGCGCCCCTCCATCATCCTGGCCGACGAGCCCACGGGGAACCTGGACTCCACCACCTCCGAGGAGATCATGGGGCTCTTCGCGCGGCTGAACGCCGAGGGGCAGACCATCATCATGGTGACCCACGAGGCCGACATCGCGGCCCACGCCGCGCGCGTGGTGACGCTGCGCGACGGCAGGATCGAGAGCGACCGGGCGCAGGTGCCCACCCCCGCGCGCGCCCGCGCGGCCGCGGCCGAGCCCGAGCCGGCGCTCACGGAGGCGTGA
- a CDS encoding ABC transporter permease — translation MNLQSTREGVQIAIAALRSDKVRAFLTILGIGIGVATVTGMGAIMNGVEAGIADNFEAIGPANFKMTRVDETQIRFTDDDPFAGKPKITLAEGRMLEELPSVRSATPMAPATADLKVGAKELAGVQVIAMGIDWTTYWQGDFLEGRNFLPSDLERSAPVTVLSEELAKRAFGEAGAVGKQVRMAGNVFEVVGVYKPKPNVFQGGRPIWAIVPATAAFKFLPIYDEWVELWIVPAPGHTQDEAMDEVTMAMRTLRRLKPGDENNFALVRQEAFVNLVGGITGAIRLVMTVLSGIGLIVGGVGVVGIMLISVTERTREIGVRKALGARRSEILWQFLVESTTVTFIGGVFGLLFGAGGALLLKAFTPVPAAVPLSSVLWALAIAAFTGIVFGLYPANKAARLDPVEALRYE, via the coding sequence GTGAACCTGCAGAGCACGCGCGAGGGGGTGCAGATCGCCATCGCGGCGCTGCGCTCCGACAAGGTGCGCGCCTTCCTCACCATCCTGGGGATCGGGATCGGGGTGGCCACCGTCACGGGGATGGGCGCGATCATGAACGGGGTGGAGGCGGGGATCGCCGACAACTTCGAGGCGATCGGCCCCGCCAACTTCAAGATGACCCGCGTCGACGAGACGCAGATCCGCTTCACCGACGACGACCCCTTCGCGGGCAAGCCCAAGATCACGCTGGCCGAGGGGCGGATGCTGGAGGAGCTTCCCTCGGTGCGCAGCGCCACCCCGATGGCGCCGGCGACGGCCGACCTGAAGGTGGGCGCGAAGGAGCTGGCGGGGGTCCAGGTGATCGCGATGGGCATCGACTGGACCACCTACTGGCAGGGCGACTTCCTGGAGGGGCGCAACTTCCTCCCCTCCGACCTGGAGCGCTCGGCCCCGGTGACGGTGCTCTCGGAGGAGCTGGCGAAGCGCGCCTTCGGCGAGGCGGGCGCGGTGGGGAAGCAGGTGCGGATGGCCGGGAACGTGTTCGAGGTGGTTGGCGTCTACAAGCCCAAGCCCAACGTCTTCCAGGGCGGCAGGCCGATCTGGGCCATCGTCCCCGCCACCGCCGCCTTCAAGTTCCTCCCGATCTACGACGAGTGGGTGGAGCTGTGGATCGTCCCCGCGCCGGGGCACACGCAGGACGAGGCCATGGACGAGGTGACCATGGCCATGCGCACCCTCCGGCGGCTCAAGCCGGGCGACGAGAACAACTTCGCCCTGGTGCGCCAGGAGGCGTTCGTGAACCTGGTCGGCGGCATCACGGGGGCGATCCGCCTGGTGATGACGGTGCTCTCGGGGATCGGGCTGATCGTGGGCGGCGTGGGCGTGGTGGGGATCATGCTGATCTCGGTGACCGAGCGCACGCGCGAGATCGGGGTGCGCAAGGCGCTGGGCGCGCGCAGGAGCGAGATCCTCTGGCAGTTCCTGGTGGAGTCCACCACCGTCACCTTCATCGGCGGGGTGTTCGGGCTGCTGTTCGGGGCGGGCGGGGCGCTCCTGCTCAAGGCGTTCACCCCCGTCCCCGCCGCGGTGCCGCTCTCGTCGGTCCTCTGGGCGCTGGCGATCGCGGCGTTCACCGGCATCGTCTTCGGGCTCTACCCGGCGAACAAGGCGGCGCGGCTGGATCCGGTGGAGGCGCTGCGGTACGAGTAG